From Carassius auratus strain Wakin chromosome 9, ASM336829v1, whole genome shotgun sequence:
aataaaatggaaatgtctacatactattactactgtaaactttgcaaataggacatcagccccttcaagtcaatgaacaaaaacaaagtgggctgcaatgaatatctgtgcaaaacgtcatggctccgctcctacccaatgacagaggcacgcaggtttttttccactggagtactcacgtgaaggatgcgtgcacaactaataactaatatcatcacgctataaagggttggcctgcgctgggtgcgcccctccccctataactgttctgtctcgcggaggagctcatttgtgtgcatctgtgtgaaacacgcgctctgaaacacgcataggaaaaaagagcgacagaaagaacggctcccctccagccgtgactcggctcccatcgttcatgtttatgagccgttcaaaagaatcggttcgttcgcgaacgtcacaactctaacagcgagctcatctgacgtttactaaaaattaacattgttcacgagtcccggagctcgagtccgagtcgagtctgaagtctttcgaggacgagtctcaagtcgagtctgaagtcactgtttgtgcgacttaagtcgcactcgagttcgagtctcaaactcgagtccccatctctgcaAGATCCGATTCAAACGAGTGATTCATTCAGATTCGAACCGTGGCTTCCGTGTGTTTAGCAATCAAACAACATTTGCTTGCACAGGCCCAATATGAATACATAAGGAAACATACACACTTGCTTTGCTACGAAATCTCTCTTTCTGATTACTTTCTGATTTACAATCTTAAGCCAAAAGTTAATGGTTCACTAGGTCATGTACTTTATGAACGGATCTTTGACCACATGCATTCTCTTTGGGTTTTTTGCATGAATATGGATCAATTTTTCTTATAAAAGcaagtatttatataaatatatgaatgtatgtggaatatgtatgtatgtacttagtttttatttatttatttttttgcagaaatgttCCTGTACATTATAGGTCTCATAGTCTGCTTCTATGTCTATCGGTGGTTCAGAGAACTGGGACGAGTTCCCAATAAATCAGAGAAGTTTGTGTACATCACAGGCTGTGACACCGGGTTTGGGAATCTTTTGGCCAAACACCTGGACACAAAGGGTTTCCGTGTCATCGCTGGCTGCTACACGGAGAAGGGAGAAGTTGAGCTGAAGAAGTCCTGCTCTGACAAACTCACAACACTTCATTTGGATGTGACTGATAATTATAGCATAAAAAAAGCTGCAGAAACCATTAAAACACTGGTGGGAGAGAAGGGTAAGTCACagagagacactgaagactggagtaattcaactttgcatcacaggaataaactacgtttgaaaatatattcaaatagaaaatgtctattttaaattataataatagtgcacaatattactgtttttactgtaattttgagcacataaatgcagccttggtgagcagaagagacataaTTAAAATCTAAAGTAATTAAGAatgcatttcatatttaattccTGATCTtaaatggatgcatttaaacatGTATTGCAAGATTTGACTTTAAAAGTACAATCCAAATTCAAAGAAATTAAGTTAACATATTTGATTATAATTGTATGCTTTCATATTCACAATGCAGGGGGTAATgcacaatatacacacacacacacacacatatttccaGAAACCTCAGATGATATTAAAACTCAGTATTTGAAATGTCATCTAAACAAAACtgatttaattgttatttttaaatttatttaaagtagTTTTATCACATGTATGTCTCATCACACTTCCTGTGTATTTTGCAATCTCCTGTGATgtaataaaatggttttattgagttgtgtgtgtttgcaggtctGTGGGCTGTGGTCAACAACGCTGGAATCTCCTTCCCAACTGCTCCCAATGACTGGCTGGAAATTGAGGAATTCAAACAGATGATCAATGTCAATCTGATTGGGGTTGTTGACGTCACTCTGAGCGTGTTACCGCTCATTAAGAAGGCCAAGGGCAGAGTGGTCAATGTGGCAAGTGTGCTTGGAAGGATCAGTACTCTGGGAGGAGCGTACTGCATTACTAAGTATGGAGTAGAGGCTTTTAATGACAGTCTGAGGTCAGTATGTCCAGTAACCACTTAACAAAAAACTggttaaagaaattaaaattcagTGCATTTCTCAGATACAAGCCAATATATTATTTGGGTGTgacatatgcatttatattttatgaatgcaAAGTCCACACAAAATGAAACCATATTCAATTAATCATCATGATAACACGGCAACCATTCAGTCAAGTACATAGAATTTGGCAAGCATGTTGTCTGCTGTAAATGCTAACTTATTCAACAAATATCTGATTAGGCAGCACAAAGGACTGCAGCTGAAATACAGAAGCTGATAGCTTCAACTGTGAATGACCGATCATAACGAAAGTTTAAGTAAATGTCCAGGGAGTCTGCAAGAGGCTGTGTAGAGAACTCCCCAAAACGTGCATTCTTGTATCAAACAATTATGCAGACTAGGATTTTAGTTTCTCTTTCCCCTGAAGACTTATGTTTCTATAAATATATgtagtaattaaatgtaaatttttgagtCCAAACACAGGGCAACAAGACAATCTTAAGACACATGTAAAATGTTGTTTACAATGCCTTAAAAAAGCTGTTATTAAGCTTCATTCCTATTAtaatatgtattcatattttgaattagcttttatttttatattttcaggtttGCCCATACGTTTAAGCAATTTtgttacacgcacacacactaccggtctaagtttaagtttgggatcagtaacacttgtatgttttttaaagaagtcttttatgctcatcaaggatgaatttatttgatcaaatatacagaaaaaaaggtaatcttgcaaaattttattacaatataaaataatggtttctattttaatatcctttaaaatgttatttatttctgttatgcaatgctaaatttccaTCAACCGTTACTCCAGAATAAAGTGTCTCATGATTCTTAAGAAATCATTGTAATTGTCACGATCTGTCACTGAAAACTTGGGAAATCATAGAATATCCAAATGTAGTTTATTAGTcccaaaacaaagataaaaaaagcAGAGCAAAAACACTGGCAAGATGTATTTCACAAACACAGAATCCATAAAACACAAAGAAACCGAAGCAATACTGCAGCAACAAAAGACTAAGTGAGCATGGTTATTTATATTACTGTGAGCTAATgggtaaatcaatcaatcaatcaatcaatcacctttatttatatagtgctttaaacaaaatacattgcgtcaaagcactgaacaacattcatttggaaaacagtgtctcaataatgcaaaatgatagttaaaggcagttcatcattgaattcagttatgtcatctctgttcagttgaaatagtgtctgtttttatttgcaatcaagtcaacgatatcgctgtagatgaagtgaccccaactaagcaagccagaggcgacagcgacaagggaccgaaactccatcggtgacagaatggagaaaaaaaccttgggagaaaccaggctcaacaGCCTGGTAATGGAAATAATAATAAGTGCAAGGGGTGATGGGAACTGAAGTTCCAAACAATGATCCAGAAGcgtgccctctggtggctgtcAAGTGCACACCAGCTGCTGGCTGTGAaagtaatgatttattattagaattatcaatgtgGGCAACAGGTGTGCAGGAAACtgcatacttttttcaggattttttgattaataaaaagtaaaaaaaaaaaaaaaaaggaacagcatttatccAAAATAgtaatcttttctaacaatagaAATCTTCTTAAAAATGTAACACATACTAGctaattaaaagttttatttaaaaaaagaaagaataaaaatgtactgaccccaaacttttgaactatagtatatattattagaaaaatatttctattttaaataaatgttcttcttttctttttattcatcaaagaattctgaaaaaagtatcacaagttcgaaaaagaaaaaatcttaagcagcacaacagtttccagcactgataataaatctgcattttagaatgatttctgaaggatcatgtgacactgaagactagagtgtATGTATCTGTTTGAATGTATCTTAAAATAGAAAAGCATTATTTACATCATGAAAAATGTTCacaataatatagctgcaagcatcAATAACGGgaccaagcactacagaagcaagcttcagaagAACgtcaggaatgagtaattaaaactgttttaagattattttaggcaaaatggattgaaaacaataaacacaacaactagtaataggatttattggcttatcacgtgtaaccaataggtggcgctgttaccaaattagtgtgaaatggtcagtgtgagttgacaatgacacatacaatgtttggtgcaaaaatgtcaaagctttgctgagatacagcctcaaatgcatgttggcatccttccagcaaattcgttgatgctctaaatgagaaccgtttcatatATCGAAACGAAATCCATATATTTTAGGTGGCTCAGTCTTAAGATGAtatgattcaattttggtgaaaatcggaccaacggttgatgaggagttcgaaaaagtaggttttgaCTGAAAATCAAGATGGCGGACAAGAAGTTtggccaaataaggaaaacttggtatctatgttcttggcttgacccaaggaatctattaaaaCCAGCTACAtttcaatagccagatttattcaaaagttattagcctttttgaaaaagaaaaagataacttttgaccactatgtggcgctgtttcgaaatattttgagtaccttcaggggatggtgttgatggcacattctgagtttcataatatttcaccaatgcatttgtttagtatagcattctATTTCAGAAAACtgcattgaagtcaatgggaatttcatgttttgttctattatagcgccaccaagaggctaagtcccaccattttttatgtgtcatcagagtgagaccatacatatgtgtgtcaattttggtgaaaatatctcaattcacttcagagttatagacatttatatgaagaaacacgtaaaaaatgactgactcttgactttgattgaatattactacctcttactatcaatattttcgcatttgggcattggtgtttagctatcgacctatgttttcaaacttctgacggtggtttcatctcgatcagacaagcggtttcgaagatatagccaaatggtttttaagcgctaaatcacaaggCTACACagaccgtaaggcgaaacctagcatgttagGTATCGTAGGACTcagtaaggtttcaggagtctaattagatgagtctcgtgaaaataagtcgaccacacccaaagttataaacattaaaaaaaatatcaccactaggtggcgctgtttcgaaacttctcacgctccttcaggacattgtgatgatgacccataccatgtttcgtaaaacaatccgttgatgcattaaaaaaatacagcattgtagcacaaaattcaaaatggccgaaatggtaaaatgatttttggacaaactgtttagatgTTATAAGcgaaaatagcaatttttcaaaTTTCCGGACCAGTAGGTGATGCTGCACCGAAACGCAGtatgtagcctcaggtcatgcttgttatgacatgtaccaagtttggtctgaatacgataaatcgttgcagagatacagccttacgactgtttttgtaagcgctACGTAAAATTagtttgagcgtttatcgaaaacggtttgacaaATCAATTTGagttgcataacttttggtcagcactgactgaagatgatctggttcaattttcgtgtgaatcggacaaaccgtctaggacgagttcgaaaaagtatgtttttcaaaaaattctaaatggcggccatatttctataaTGGAAAATGACTTCATAGGGTGCAATCAAATCGGCAttagctcagaaatcagaggaattgattggccttacggttaaaaagttattaacaaaattaaagtgaaattttggacagttggtggcgctagaaggaatgtcttagacacaccaaaatttgtgtacttaatgttggcactctATCAGAATATctaaccattacaactttcccgcattcggttctatgggctgccatagactgtagttattaaaaaaaaaaaaaaaaaaaaaaaatatatatatatatatatatatatatatatatatatataaaaaatatatatataatatatataaatatatataaatataaaattaagaaacatatatacagtgtatatatatatatatatatatatatatatatatatatatatatatatatatatatatatacaattattattgttaataattcagatttatttcaccTACTCaaaatttagttttacattttctaGCATGCACAAATGTAATTAGGGAAGTTGAAATTGACCACCAAACCAACAATATTACCACACTCCATTCTTTCATATCTGTAAATTTTATCTGTTTATCTTTATCTCTACTTTTCCTGTGCTTTTATCCtgattattgctattattttgaCTGTTAAATGTGTTTCTCCAGGAGGAACATGGCACCGTTTGGAGTGAAGGTTTTATGCATCGAACCCGGATTATTCAAAACAAGCGTTACTGACTCTGCTATCTTTGAGAGCCATTTGCAGAGATTATGGAATAAATTGCCTCAGCAGGTCAAGGATGAGTACGGCAGTGATTACATAGACAGAAGtgagtttaaatacatttacCCCTTTCAGATAACAGTCACACTTTCAAACTGCTTGCAGTACTAGTTCTGAAAGCTAATACACATTCCTTATGTCCCTATGGTTGTGTTTGCAGCAAAGACAGTGGTTAAGGAGAGGTATGAGAAGATGCTGGATTCAGATTTGATGAAGGTGGTCAGCTGTATGGAGCATGCAGTGGCTGCGGTCCATCCTCGGACCAGATATTCTCCAGGCTGGGATGCCAAGATCTTCTGGCTGCCTCTCTCCTACATGCCCACCTTCATCTCGGATGCTGTAGTCTTAAAAGATGCTGTTAAACCCAAAGTGTCAGTTCTGTAAGGAAAAACAGTCAGTTTTCTCTATGCTGCAGTTATGGATGGAATAAACCATTTTTCCACTTTCAGGGGGATATATGGTTAGtaatgagcaaaaataaatatttttttatttgaacaaaaatgtaatttcaacAGGATCTATTTTTCAACAGCATTTAGATTGTAGAAATAAATTGAATGTAGATCATCTTGACTTTaacattttatgcattatttttttttaactcaaaaaacacaaacattgcaaaaacattgcattttcaAGCAAACAGCGTGCCCAAAATATTTGTGCAAGATTACAGTATATTTTCGCTTAATggatacattttctgaaaacaatTGCTAGtaaaaaatcatcatcatcaataaaCATGAAAGGTATCCTAATTATAAAATGACCCACAGTTAAaactttattgtacatttttacaatattgcatataaataaaaacaacatttgaaaatgttttctatAACACTTTTGGAGAGTTTAAGATTTTCTAGATCACAAAGAAATATTTTACCTTTTACAGCATTTCAAACTTTCCTATGCAGTACAAAATActcttattattatataaaatatctcaACTTTCTTTAGAGAATATTAAACAAGTGATATAATTATTTAAGCACAAAACTGAACACTTTTCTTAAAATTTTATGTGACATACAGAGTAACTTTATCATACTAGTGAAGCCTGTGTTCTTCAATTAGCTATATCCAAACCTGTCAAAGTGTCATTACACCACCTACTTTGACCACAGATTTAGTAATACATGGAAACACAACTAAATATTGAATGTTTAGAAGCCAAAGTAGTCCTTATGGTTTATTGCACAACCTCAGTGAATGTAATATTGCGTTTGGTGCCCTTTGACCCTGCAGTCCGTCTGTGACCCCTGATCTCTTCATCGCACTGGGATCAGAACAGCAGTGGGAATCAGGAGTTCAGGAACAAAAGATCTGCTGGTTTTCACACTGAAGGAGTACTGATAACTGCTCATTGTACATTTGTCAGTTCTGAACACAATCCGATATTTTGTCTTTATCTTATTATTGTAGAAGACAAAGCAGGAATTAATGTGTGCATGGTTTGTtaatgaaaatgtcattattcAAAGCTATTAAATTTGCAATAAACTTTTCCAAATAAACATTGACAGAGAAATGAGGGGTCGTACAATTACAGTTGCGACGACAACTATTGCCTGTTGAATGATCTGtctacaattacatttttgtttggcTTTTATATTAAAcctataaattataaatgtttcgtTTCTATATATAGCAAATAGTCTATACtccaaaaaaaatgtatcatccAATTTTGCATTAAGCTTATTTTGTAAACCAACGAGAACCTTAAAGAAAAGCGTGCTTTGTTCACAGTAATTTTAATTGCAACTATATTAATAGTTTaacatgtatgtttatttattttattttttaatcgaaATGTAGCGTTATGTTGTTTGTGAGAATCAGACAGCCAAGCATTGTGTTTCTCCATTTGACCGCAAGGTTGTGCACTATAATCAGTTTTAATCTGGTCAGTCCTTCATGCGTATAAACTTTCACACAGTTGCACGACAAACTCGTTTGAACGAACTACTAAATAGGAATCTGCCAGCCACACTCTTTCAGTCTTAGTGAGGACGCTAAGGGTACATTCAAATCTAACATTTTCTCTCAAAGTGTTGTCACAACTTTTGCTTTCctgtattttctttaaaagttAATAAAGTATGAGAATGTGGTGAGAATGTGAACACCATCTCTTAAAATTCAGCTGgagaaaaaaacacctaaatacataaaataaaatacgtaAATATCTACATAAAAAACCCActtaatttgtgtatatatataaatatatatataaatgaattgttaaaaaacaattttaaagcattcacataaaattctaaataaaatctataaataaatgtatataaataccaaaaaatgtataaattaacaaaaacgaattaatgttcaaatatttctgcaattaattattgaataattaatgaaagtGGGGTCAAATGTCACAGTATTATTGTAATAACAATAACTGTTACAATTGCATTTACCGAGGTATGTATTTAAAGATAAGAAAAATGTGGAAtaaaaaaatgagagaaaaagtCTTAAATTATGGACATGTATAGTAAATCTATTTTTTCAAGTTCTATTCTGTGTTAATAACATTGGATTTCTCAGTGCAGTGTTTTTGTAAACTATAGTGTAagtgaaattttcttctaaaatgagcaCTTTTTGGTGTAGGTTCAGTAAATTCACTTTAGTGTCAATGAATAGCCAAGGTTcttttcattgccattaaagtgaattAGTTGAACGTAAACATGGGagccaattaaaaaaagaagaagaagaaaaagaacaatTGAATATTTTGATTGCTGAAATAAGCTTTCCATGTATGTATGGTTTGATAGGATATAATTGGCTgagatatttgaaaatctggagtctgagagttcaaaaaaaaaaaaaaaaaaaaaaaaaattcaccatatTGAGAacatccaaatgaagttcttagcaatacatattactaatcaaaaattaagtttttatatatttacagtaggtactttacaaaatatattcatggaacatgatctttacttaatatcctaatgatttttgggatcaaataaaaatatattatttttgatatatatatatatatatatatatatatttcattcattcagtcatttatttcctccacaaatataaacatatttattttattcatgcatGTATTGATGTATTCAGTTATctgtttaatgatttatttatatatttcaacatttaaaatttgGCCCTCCATATCATAGAAGAGCTGGAAAGGTCGGTGTTTATCCAAGACCTCTTCATCCATCGCTTCCGCAGGTGCTCTTCTGCGCGGATCTGC
This genomic window contains:
- the LOC113108270 gene encoding retinol dehydrogenase 7-like isoform X1, encoding MFLYIIGLIVCFYVYRWFRELGRVPNKSEKFVYITGCDTGFGNLLAKHLDTKGFRVIAGCYTEKGEVELKKSCSDKLTTLHLDVTDNYSIKKAAETIKTLVGEKGLWAVVNNAGISFPTAPNDWLEIEEFKQMINVNLIGVVDVTLSVLPLIKKAKGRVVNVASVLGRISTLGGAYCITKYGVEAFNDSLRRNMAPFGVKVLCIEPGLFKTSVTDSAIFESHLQRLWNKLPQQVKDEYGSDYIDRTKTVVKERYEKMLDSDLMKVVSCMEHAVAAVHPRTRYSPGWDAKIFWLPLSYMPTFISDAVVLKDAVKPKVSVL